Proteins co-encoded in one Pyxidicoccus xibeiensis genomic window:
- a CDS encoding type II toxin-antitoxin system HipA family toxin, producing the protein MRPTDVQVADVWRETKRVGSITRTPRGSVFEYDESFFAQHSRQEGGLAVHLPYVQRRVETWGTNLHTYFAGLLPEGLRLRVLVQRVKTSEDDLLSLLIAAGTDTIGDLSVVPHGEQPPALSPHAERWKPDAVLFKELFEQSLSRMGEGADEPVIPGVQEKVSASIISFPLLPSGRHAYILKLNPDDKPQLVQNEHFFMRMAKACGLKVATTQLIHDREKNPGLLVKRFDRVWLKEEKRFRRLHQEDACQFLNMYPADKYRIPCSDIAEGIRETCAAPIPEMARFLLLLAFSYLIGNGDLHAKNVSILADGPAGGFRLSPAYDVLTTLPYGDRHMSLQFEGRNDNLKRAHFVAFGKRYGVNEGAVIKLLDKLCDVAESWMERLEEAGFDERKTRLLRDTMKKRLDELR; encoded by the coding sequence ATGCGGCCTACTGACGTCCAGGTCGCCGACGTGTGGCGGGAGACGAAGCGCGTCGGCTCCATCACACGCACTCCGCGCGGCTCGGTCTTCGAATACGACGAGAGCTTCTTCGCGCAGCACTCGCGGCAGGAAGGGGGCCTGGCGGTCCACCTTCCCTACGTTCAGCGGCGGGTCGAGACGTGGGGAACGAATCTCCATACGTACTTCGCGGGCCTGTTGCCCGAGGGGCTCCGGCTGCGCGTGCTGGTCCAGCGGGTGAAGACCTCGGAGGACGACCTGCTCAGCCTGCTCATCGCCGCCGGCACCGACACCATCGGAGACCTCTCCGTCGTCCCGCATGGAGAACAACCCCCGGCGCTCAGTCCGCACGCGGAACGCTGGAAGCCGGATGCGGTCCTCTTCAAGGAATTGTTCGAGCAGAGCCTCTCCCGGATGGGAGAGGGAGCCGACGAGCCCGTCATCCCAGGCGTGCAGGAGAAGGTCTCGGCATCGATCATCTCGTTCCCCCTGCTGCCGTCCGGGCGGCACGCGTACATCCTCAAGCTGAATCCCGACGACAAACCCCAGCTCGTCCAGAACGAGCACTTCTTCATGCGGATGGCCAAGGCGTGTGGCTTGAAGGTCGCCACCACCCAGCTCATCCATGACCGGGAGAAGAACCCCGGGTTGCTGGTGAAGCGCTTCGACCGCGTCTGGCTGAAGGAGGAGAAGCGGTTCCGGCGGCTCCACCAGGAGGACGCCTGCCAGTTCCTGAACATGTACCCCGCGGACAAGTACCGCATCCCCTGCTCGGACATCGCGGAGGGGATTCGCGAGACGTGCGCGGCGCCCATCCCCGAGATGGCTCGCTTCCTCCTGCTGCTCGCCTTCAGCTACCTCATTGGCAACGGGGACCTGCATGCGAAAAACGTGAGCATCCTCGCGGACGGCCCGGCGGGAGGATTCCGGCTGTCGCCTGCGTACGACGTGCTCACCACGCTGCCCTATGGCGACCGGCACATGTCCCTTCAGTTCGAAGGGAGGAACGACAACCTCAAGCGGGCCCACTTCGTCGCCTTCGGGAAGCGCTACGGCGTGAATGAGGGGGCTGTCATCAAGCTGCTCGACAAGCTCTGCGACGTCGCGGAGTCCTGGATGGAGCGACTGGAGGAGGCTGGATTCGACGAGCGCAAGACGCGCCTGCTGCGAGACACGATGAAGAAGCGCCTGGACGAGCTTCGCTGA
- a CDS encoding helix-turn-helix domain-containing protein, whose translation MRQARDARHFRRLLAIKLIAEGKGPGEAAHLATLSRPAVYFWLERYLTERTPSALVDAPRSGRPRAAPRLTCKHLRKVVRASPEKAGWASHGWTVPLLCTHLQHQGFELSPRTLRRRLHEAGLAWKRPRYVYATAAPHLGQKKGALFAV comes from the coding sequence TTGCGGCAGGCACGCGATGCCCGCCACTTCCGTCGCCTTCTGGCCATCAAACTCATCGCCGAGGGCAAGGGTCCGGGCGAGGCCGCGCACCTGGCGACCTTGAGTCGGCCGGCCGTCTACTTCTGGCTGGAGCGCTACCTGACAGAGCGCACCCCGTCAGCCCTGGTGGATGCACCCCGCTCGGGCCGGCCCAGAGCCGCCCCGCGTCTGACCTGCAAGCACCTGCGTAAGGTGGTACGCGCCAGCCCAGAGAAGGCGGGCTGGGCGAGTCATGGCTGGACGGTGCCGCTGCTGTGCACCCACCTCCAGCACCAGGGGTTCGAGCTGTCACCCCGCACGCTGCGCCGACGGCTGCATGAGGCGGGGCTGGCCTGGAAGCGACCGCGGTACGTGTACGCGACGGCGGCGCCTCACCTGGGGCAGAAAAAAGGGGCCTTGTTCGCCGTCTGA
- a CDS encoding PKD domain-containing protein, translated as MKRADTTHLALLAGVMLLAAGCGLHEEPPIAQEPSASARVVVALPRSLPAGSVARVVATATPAQGDAVTQELSGEGAQWQGVLRRLDSGAEATVGATAVDAQGATVARVEVPNVTLARRRPGLLVLVPQPPPAGEPVGNAAPIVDAVVGSDAVVRPGAELALHAVARDPNAGEALTYAWRATGGSFSFADTTVDKPTWTAPVEGGAFTLTLQVTDARGAAATLDFGVDVLHGSSVDRASSAEFNRWPSLSELSAQPAKEVGVGSPVALQSASVDEDGDALTHAWTATCEGAFSDAAAPQASFTPSALPVAACDNCRLTLTVTDGFGGRREGTVELCVVRRLPPVIGATSQSSPGAGAAELVRLLATAEDPQGEPLTFTWTTNVGLLGPAGRTGNTGEVDWSALSCLPTDVVPEVQLTVTNASGLSDSHVFTVEWGGRRCGAHPPCLATLEDARVTLRADCTTESTIFIPDGYTFDGAGHVLTAVDAEGGHFQGAVLRNKGATAHVRDVTVSARGLSERVCDVGGDSLSGILLDGASGSILDSEVVDLHQKEGEGGCQEGTAISVRNAEDAEAVTQVEVRRNRVAGYQKVGILGSGRVDVTVEGNTVEGGGPKATIARNGIQLSYGATGRVTGNTVTGHSYTGPRFTASGILVAGGPLYDAPLCQGVVIRDNTLADNDVGINLSQAEADYGPPEPTRLEVVENTLSSAAVTNGYPYQAAISDLGGANVISRNRISGAGYDPATQPGITFDVDVVAEEATRVVFLTPSREVTAGACSGALVVQSQDALGNLSALAAPTLVLDAGGAEGVTFYGDAACTEKLAGSELVLEGAQREAVFYFQATQPGALTVTVTGDSISAQQAQTVR; from the coding sequence ATGAAACGAGCGGACACGACACACCTGGCCCTGCTGGCGGGAGTGATGTTGCTGGCGGCGGGCTGCGGCCTGCACGAAGAGCCGCCCATCGCCCAGGAGCCCTCGGCCTCCGCGCGCGTGGTGGTGGCGCTGCCGCGCTCGCTGCCCGCGGGCTCGGTGGCGCGCGTGGTGGCGACGGCCACGCCCGCCCAGGGCGACGCGGTCACCCAGGAGCTGTCCGGCGAGGGCGCGCAGTGGCAGGGCGTGCTGCGCCGGCTGGATTCGGGGGCGGAGGCCACGGTGGGGGCGACGGCCGTGGACGCGCAGGGCGCGACGGTGGCGCGGGTGGAGGTGCCCAACGTGACGCTGGCGCGGCGCCGGCCGGGGCTGCTGGTGCTGGTGCCCCAGCCTCCGCCGGCGGGAGAGCCCGTGGGCAACGCGGCGCCCATCGTGGATGCGGTGGTGGGCTCGGACGCGGTGGTGCGGCCGGGAGCGGAGCTGGCGCTGCACGCGGTGGCGCGCGACCCCAACGCGGGCGAGGCCCTCACGTATGCCTGGCGGGCGACGGGCGGGAGCTTCAGCTTCGCGGATACGACGGTGGACAAGCCGACGTGGACGGCGCCGGTGGAGGGCGGGGCCTTCACGCTGACGCTCCAGGTGACGGACGCGCGCGGCGCGGCGGCGACGCTCGACTTCGGGGTGGACGTGCTTCACGGGAGCTCCGTGGACAGGGCCTCGTCCGCCGAGTTCAACCGCTGGCCGTCGCTGTCGGAGCTGTCGGCGCAGCCGGCGAAGGAGGTGGGCGTGGGCTCGCCGGTGGCGCTCCAGTCGGCGAGCGTGGACGAGGACGGGGATGCGCTCACCCATGCGTGGACGGCCACGTGCGAGGGGGCCTTCAGCGACGCGGCGGCGCCCCAGGCGAGCTTCACGCCGAGCGCGCTGCCCGTGGCGGCCTGTGACAACTGCCGGTTGACGCTCACGGTGACGGACGGGTTCGGTGGCCGGCGCGAGGGTACGGTGGAGCTGTGCGTGGTGCGCAGGCTGCCGCCGGTCATCGGGGCCACCTCGCAGTCCTCGCCGGGAGCCGGGGCGGCGGAGCTGGTGCGGCTGCTGGCGACGGCGGAGGACCCGCAGGGCGAGCCGCTCACCTTCACGTGGACGACGAACGTGGGGCTGCTGGGCCCGGCGGGCCGGACGGGGAACACGGGCGAGGTGGACTGGTCCGCGCTGTCCTGCCTCCCGACGGACGTGGTGCCCGAGGTTCAGCTCACGGTGACGAATGCGTCGGGGCTGAGTGACTCGCATGTGTTCACCGTGGAGTGGGGTGGGCGGCGCTGCGGCGCGCATCCGCCGTGCCTGGCGACGCTGGAGGACGCGCGGGTGACGCTGCGGGCGGACTGCACGACGGAGAGCACGATTTTCATCCCGGACGGGTACACCTTCGACGGCGCGGGGCACGTGCTCACGGCGGTGGACGCGGAAGGGGGCCACTTCCAGGGGGCGGTGCTGCGCAACAAGGGAGCGACGGCGCACGTGCGCGACGTGACGGTGTCGGCGCGAGGGCTGTCGGAGCGGGTGTGTGACGTGGGCGGGGACTCGCTGAGCGGCATCCTGCTGGACGGGGCGAGCGGCTCCATCCTCGACAGCGAGGTGGTGGACCTGCACCAGAAGGAGGGCGAGGGCGGGTGCCAGGAGGGCACGGCCATCTCGGTGCGCAACGCGGAGGACGCGGAGGCGGTGACGCAGGTGGAGGTGCGGCGCAACCGGGTGGCGGGCTACCAGAAGGTGGGCATCCTGGGCTCGGGCCGGGTGGACGTGACGGTGGAGGGCAACACGGTGGAGGGCGGCGGGCCGAAGGCGACGATTGCGCGCAATGGCATCCAGCTGAGCTACGGCGCCACGGGGCGGGTGACGGGGAACACGGTGACGGGGCACTCGTACACGGGGCCGCGCTTCACGGCCTCGGGCATCCTGGTGGCGGGTGGGCCGCTCTATGACGCGCCGCTGTGCCAGGGCGTCGTCATCCGTGACAACACGTTGGCGGACAACGACGTGGGCATCAACCTGTCTCAGGCGGAGGCGGACTACGGGCCGCCGGAGCCCACGAGGCTGGAGGTGGTGGAGAACACGCTGAGCAGCGCGGCGGTGACGAACGGCTATCCGTATCAGGCGGCCATCTCCGACCTGGGCGGGGCGAACGTCATCAGCCGCAACCGCATCAGCGGCGCGGGGTATGACCCGGCGACGCAGCCGGGCATCACGTTCGACGTGGACGTGGTGGCGGAGGAGGCGACGCGGGTGGTGTTCCTCACGCCGTCACGAGAGGTGACGGCGGGGGCGTGCTCGGGGGCGCTGGTGGTGCAGAGCCAGGATGCGCTGGGCAACCTGTCCGCGCTGGCGGCGCCCACGCTGGTGCTGGATGCGGGAGGCGCGGAGGGCGTGACGTTCTACGGTGACGCCGCGTGCACGGAGAAGCTGGCCGGCTCGGAGCTGGTACTGGAGGGAGCGCAGCGAGAGGCGGTGTTCTACTTCCAGGCCACGCAGCCGGGGGCCCTCACGGTGACTGTGACGGGCGACAGCATCAGCGCGCAGCAGGCGCAGACGGTGCGGTAG
- a CDS encoding hemerythrin domain-containing protein has translation MDVIDLLIQQHREVSALFEAFRNATDDASKQELCIQLAEALTLHATIEERWIYPVARRVVGEDTISEAQDEHNEMKRLLGDLLRSRNDVGGMMATVSALEKVVTDHVLEEERDVLPQLGQKVTEQEIGMSCNDIVRTASQVRKDEMSKLESQANI, from the coding sequence GGGAAGTCTCCGCGCTGTTCGAGGCCTTCCGGAACGCGACCGATGACGCGAGCAAGCAGGAGCTGTGCATCCAGCTCGCGGAGGCACTCACGCTGCACGCCACCATCGAGGAGCGGTGGATCTACCCCGTCGCGCGCCGCGTGGTGGGCGAGGACACGATTTCGGAGGCGCAGGACGAGCACAACGAGATGAAGCGGCTGCTCGGAGACCTGCTGCGCTCGCGCAACGACGTGGGCGGGATGATGGCGACGGTGAGCGCGCTGGAGAAGGTGGTGACGGACCACGTGCTGGAGGAGGAGCGCGACGTGCTCCCGCAGCTCGGGCAGAAGGTCACCGAGCAGGAGATTGGCATGTCGTGCAACGACATCGTCCGCACCGCCTCGCAGGTCCGCAAGGACGAGATGAGCAAGCTGGAGTCCCAGGCCAACATCTGA
- a CDS encoding IS630 family transposase yields the protein MDSTVLRWFPLLRAVWAPVGEQALVPISGENAKRTLWGAINPRTGKRVVMATRRGRQEDFMAFLRALRAAYPGRPLLLVLDRASCHTAQKSQRLAARLGIHLVLLPKQRSELNCMDHLWRPLKQRVSANRQYPTVEQHVDAAIRWVLGLSPREALRKAGCLAEGFWLRDLLENFWRPT from the coding sequence ATGGACAGCACCGTGCTGCGCTGGTTTCCACTGCTGCGTGCGGTGTGGGCTCCGGTGGGCGAGCAGGCGCTGGTGCCGATTTCAGGAGAGAATGCCAAGCGCACGCTGTGGGGCGCCATCAATCCGCGTACCGGCAAGCGTGTCGTCATGGCGACCCGGCGCGGCAGGCAAGAGGACTTCATGGCCTTCCTGCGTGCACTGCGTGCTGCCTACCCCGGCCGTCCGCTGCTGCTGGTGCTCGACAGGGCCAGCTGTCACACCGCCCAGAAGTCTCAACGGCTCGCCGCTCGTCTCGGTATCCATCTGGTGCTGCTGCCCAAGCAGCGCTCGGAACTCAACTGCATGGACCACCTGTGGCGTCCGCTCAAGCAGCGCGTGTCCGCCAACCGGCAGTACCCGACGGTGGAGCAGCACGTCGACGCCGCCATCCGGTGGGTGCTGGGCCTGTCGCCCCGAGAAGCCCTCCGCAAGGCAGGCTGCCTCGCCGAGGGCTTCTGGCTGCGCGATTTGTTAGAGAACTTCTGGCGGCCTACTTAG
- a CDS encoding helix-turn-helix domain-containing protein, with product MSLNGPGDASGWLQALAQAVRTQRKRLGLTQHDVSALAGCGPVFIYDVESGRKPTLRLDKLLDVLNVLGLQLALESGQQRFRVSEKLRDAAY from the coding sequence ATGTCATTGAATGGACCTGGCGATGCGAGTGGCTGGCTGCAGGCGCTCGCGCAGGCGGTGCGCACCCAGCGCAAGCGGCTGGGGCTGACCCAGCATGACGTGAGCGCCCTGGCCGGTTGTGGCCCCGTTTTCATCTACGACGTGGAGAGCGGTCGCAAGCCGACCCTGCGGCTCGACAAGCTCCTCGATGTCCTCAACGTCCTCGGGCTGCAACTGGCGCTCGAGAGCGGCCAGCAGCGCTTTCGCGTGAGTGAGAAGCTGCGTGATGCGGCCTACTGA
- a CDS encoding helix-turn-helix domain-containing protein codes for MSSSDSDAASAMLAHALEPIAATDVTLGQVQQLAKLLSGTIQGRGAPPRFTILGPNHEALPIPRDVLTLLQQLVGILAAGDAVSVVPVQKELTTQQAANLLNVSRQYLVQLLDEGRIAFHRTGTHRRLYTQDVLEYRSRRNQERRARIDAVVREAQQEGLAPDTESSSSPW; via the coding sequence ATGAGCTCGTCCGATTCCGACGCTGCTTCCGCCATGCTTGCGCATGCGCTGGAGCCCATCGCAGCCACGGACGTGACGCTGGGACAGGTGCAGCAGCTGGCGAAGCTGCTCTCCGGGACGATTCAGGGCCGGGGCGCTCCGCCGCGGTTCACCATCCTCGGCCCCAACCATGAGGCGCTGCCCATTCCCCGGGACGTGCTGACGCTGCTCCAGCAGCTGGTGGGCATCCTCGCGGCGGGGGACGCCGTCTCCGTCGTCCCGGTGCAGAAGGAGCTGACGACGCAGCAGGCCGCCAACCTGCTCAACGTCTCGCGCCAGTACCTGGTGCAGCTGCTGGACGAGGGACGGATTGCCTTCCACCGCACCGGCACCCACCGGCGCCTGTACACGCAGGACGTGCTCGAGTACCGCTCCAGGCGGAACCAGGAGCGCCGCGCGCGAATCGACGCGGTGGTGCGCGAGGCACAGCAGGAAGGCCTCGCTCCTGACACGGAGAGCAGCAGCTCACCCTGGTGA